Proteins from a genomic interval of Gossypium hirsutum isolate 1008001.06 chromosome A09, Gossypium_hirsutum_v2.1, whole genome shotgun sequence:
- the LOC107888875 gene encoding myosin-8 isoform X2: MVAPSNIIAGSIVWVEDPEVAWIDGEVKEIKGEKITVKCTSGKLVVRKTSNVYPKDPEFPPSGVDDMTKLAYLHEPGVLQNLRCRFDINEIYTYTGGILIAINPFQRLPHLYENRVMEKYKGANVGELSPHPFAIADSAYRQMIKEQISQAILVSGESGAGKTESTKMLMQYLAFMGGRNNNTGERSVEQKVLESNPVLEAFGNAKTVRNNNSSRFGKFVEIQFDGRGRISGAAIRTYLLERSRVCQVSDPERNYHCFYMLCAAPPEDVEKFKVGNPQTFHYLNQSNCFELDVLDDSKEYLETKRAMDIVGINQAEQEAIFRVVAAILHLGNVEFVKGKKTDGAEPKDDKSRLHLKTAADLFMCDEKSLEDSLCKRVIVTRGDRITKSLDPATAAISRDALAKIVYSKLFDWLVQKINISIGQDLESKFLIGVLDIYGFESFKTNSFEQFCINLTNEKLQQHFNQHVFKMEQEEYKKEQIDWSYIEFVDNQDILDLVEKKPGGIIALLDEACMFPRSTHETFAEKLYQTFKDHKRFVKPKLSRTDFTICHYAGDVTYQTELFLEKNKDLVVPEHQALLNASKCSFVSSLFPPLPEETSKSSKFSSIATGFKQQLQSLLETLNATEPHYVRCIKPNNALKPGIFENNNILQQLRCGGVMEAIRISTAGFPSRKMFREFINRFSILAPEVLNGSYNDVAASKRILEKSNLSGYQVGKTKVFLRAGQMAELDARRGAVLGVSAIVIQRKVRAYLSRRHFILLRLSSIKLQAFCRGQAVRHQYARMRRAAACLNIQKHSRKFLARKAYKNLYFSSVTIQAGIRGMIARDKLLLRKQMRAVTVIQSQCRRFLASRHYLRLKKAAITTQCAWRGKLARRELRNIRMAAKETGALLEANTKLEKQVEELTWELKKMQREKELLMKESGGTKNIAGKVPIIKEVPVIDNEFMVKLTAENEQLKALVTSLEKQIEETSKLSEERLKQASEAEMKIIELKTAMQRLEEKISDMETEDKILRQKALQSAPSRKMSPQSSFASSTPLQNGNHAQLNSGPSKRFGREDSRMRRSKIELPQAQEGVDSLIKCTTQNLGFSQEKPVAAFTIYKCLVHWRTLEAERTSVFDNLIQMIGSSLEKQDDNDHMAYWLSNTSALLFLLQSSLKSSAAAQKPPAPTSFFSRMTQSFRSSSANLAVGVVRQVEAKYPALLFKQQLTAYAEKIYGIIRDNLKKDLSLLLSCCIQVPRASKGTAFKTFEESEEVDSSPACHWQRIIESLNKHLSTLKENFVPPTLIQKIFIQIFAYINTQLFNSFLVRRECCTFSNGQYVKYGLAELELWCAQVTEEYAGSSWGELKHTRQAVAFLVLQEKSSITYNEITNELCPVLSVQQLYRICALFRDDSNYAPSVSPDVISSMKHLLSDGSADDGGSTFLLEDDISFPFSVEDIIGSMRVKEFAEVKPTAELTENPAFQFLLQD, translated from the exons ATG GTTGCTCCATCCAATATTATTGCTGGATCTATTGTTTGGGTGGAGGACCCTGAGGTAGCTTGGATAGATGGTGAAGTTAAAGAAATTAAAGGGGAAAAGATTACAGTAAAATGTACATCAGGGAAACTG GTTGTGAGGAAGACATCTAATGTGTatccaaaggaccctgaatttCCTCCCTCTGGTGTTGATGATATGACAAAGCTAGCATATTTGCATGAACCTGGAGTTCTGCAGAATTTAAGATGTCGATTTgatattaatgaaatatat ACCTACACAGGAGGTATATTGATTGCTATAAATCCTTTTCAAAGATTGCCACATTTATATGAAAATCGCGTGATGGAAAAATACAAAGGGGCAAATGTGGGTGAACTTAGCCCACATCCATTTGCTATTGCAGATTCTGCCTATAG ACAGATGATTAAGGAGCAAATAAGCCAAGCAATTTTGGTAAGTGGGGAAAGTGGAGCTGGTAAAACAGAGAGTACAAAGATGCTTATGCAGTATCTAGCTTTTATGGGAGGGAGAAATAACAACACAGGGGAACGATCTGTGGAGCAAAAGGTCTTGGAG TCGAATCCTGTTCTAGAAGCATTCGGGAATGCAAAGACTGTCAGAAACAATAATTCAAG TCGCTTTGGCAAGTTTGTGGAAATTCAGTTCGATGGAAGGGGGAGAATTTCTGGAGCTGCAATAAGGACTTATTTGCTTGAACGATCTCGTGTTTGCCAAGTGTCTGATCCAGAGAGAAACTATCATTGCTTTTACATGCTTTGTGCTGCACCGCCAGAG GATGTTGAGAAGTTCAAAGTTGGAAATCCACAAACTTTTCATTATTTGAATCAGTCAAATTGTTTTGAGCTGGATGTACTAGATGATTCTAAAGAGTATCTTGAGACTAAGAGAGCTATGGATATTGTTGGGATCAACCAGGCAGAGCAG GAGGCAATATTTCGAGTTGTGGCTGCTATTCTACATTTAGGAAATGTTGAGTTTGTAAAGGGAAAGAAAACAGATGGTGCTGAACCTAAAGATGATAAATCTCGGTTGCATCTAAAAACTGCTGCAGACTTATTCAT GTGTGATGAAAAGTCTCTTGAAGACTCCTTATGTAAACGTGTTATTGTGACTCGTGGTGATCGCATTACAAAATCTCTTGATCCAGCTACTGCAGCTATCAGCAGGGATGCTTTGGCCAAAATTgtttattcaaaattatttgacTG GCTCGTTCAGAAGATAAATATTTCTATTGGTCAGGATCTGGAATCAAAATTCTTGATTGGTGTCCtggatatttatggatttgagaGTTTCAAGACAAACAG TTTTGAGCAATTTTGCATCAATTTGACGAATGAAAAGCTGCAACAGCATTTTAATCAG CATGTTTTTAAGATGGAGCAGGAGGAATATAAAAAGGAACAAATTGACTGGAGTTATATAGAGTTTGTTGATAATCAAGATATTCTTGATCTTGTTGAAAAG AAACCTGGTGGCATCATTGCTCTTCTTGACGAGGCTTG CATGTTTCCTCGATCAACACATGAGACATTTGCGGAAAAACTCTATCAGACTTTTAAGGACCATAAACGCTTCGTTAAGCCTAAGTTGTCACGCACTGACTTCACCATTTGCCATTATGCTGGTGAT GTGACTTACCAAACTGAGCTATTCCTGGAGAAGAACAAAGATTTAGTTGTTCCAGAGCATCAGGCTCTCTTGAATGCTTCCAAATGCTCTTTTGTTTCAAGCTTGTTTCCTCCTTTACCTGAGGAAACTtccaaatcatcaaaattttcctCAATAGCTACTGGCTTCAAG CAACAACTCCAATCTTTACTTGAGACTTTGAATGCCACTGAACCACACTATGTACGTTGTATAAAGCCAAATAATGCTCTTAAGCCAggaatatttgaaaataataatatactacAACAACTTCGTTGTGGG GGAGTGATGGAAGCAATTAGAATTAGCACTGCTGGATTTCCCTCTCGAAAGATGTTTCGTGAATTTATAAATCGGTTTTCCATATTGGCTCCAGAGGTTCTCAATGGGAG CTATAATGATGTTGCTGCTAGCAAGAGGATTCTGGAAAAGAGTAACCTCAGTGGTTATCAG GTTGGTAAAACAAAAGTTTTTCTGAGGGCGGGTCAGATGGCTGAACTAGATGCACGTCGAGGTGCGGTTTTAGGAGTATCAGCAATTGTTATACAGAGAAAAGTCCGTGCATATTTGAGTCGCAGACACTTTATCTTGTTGCGGTTATCTTCCATAAAACTTCAAGCCTTCTGTAGAG GACAAGCAGTACGCCATCAGTATGCTAGGATGAGAAGAGCAGCTGCTTGTTTGAATATTCAAAAACATTCACGCAAGTTTCTTGCTAGGAAAGCATACAAGAATTTGTACTTCTCATCTGTTACCATCCAAGCGGGTATTCGTGGGATGATTGCTCGTGATAAACTTCTATTGAGGAAGCAGATGAGAGCTGTAACAGTAATTCAG AGTCAATGTCGCCGATTCTTAGCCAGCCGTCATTACTTGAGGTTAAAGAAAGCAGCAATCACCACACAATGTGCTTGGAGAGGAAAACTTGCACGTAGAGAATTACGGAATATAAGAATG GCTGCCAAGGAAACTGGTGCCCTCCTAGAAGCCAACACTAAGCTGGAAAAGCAAGTTGAAGAACTTACATGGGAGTTGAAGAAGATGCAACGTGAAAAAGAGTTACTAATGAAGGAAAGCGGAGGCACAAAGAACATTGCTGGAAAAGTTCCTATAATTAAGGAGGTCCCAGTAATTGATAATGAATTTATGGTTAAGCTTACTGCTGAAAATGAACAGCTTAAG GCTCTGGTAACTTCATTAGAAAAGCAAATTGAAGAAACAAGCAAGCTTAGTGAAGAGCGGCTAAAGCAGGCTTCGGAGGCTGAGATGAAGATAATTGAGCTGAAAACTGCAATGCAAAG ATTAGAAGAAAAGATCTCAGACATGGAAACTGAGGACAAGATTTTGAGACAGAAAGCATTGCAGAGTGCACCTAGTAGGAAAATGTCACCACAATCGTCATTTGCGTCATCTACA CCTTTGCAAAATGGTAATCAT GCTCAATTGAATTCTGGTCCATCAAAAAGGTTTGGTAGAGAAGATAGCAGAATGAGGAGATCTAAGATTGAATTGCCACAA GCACAAGAGGGTGTTGATTCTCTAATAAAATGTACCACACAGAATCTTGGATTCAGCCAAGAAAAGCCTGTTGCAGCATTTACAATATACAAATGCCTTGTTCACTGGAGAACATTAGAAGCTGAAAGGACAAGTGTATTTGATAATCTTATTCAGATGATTGGCTCTTCACTAGAG AAACAAGATGACAATGATCACATGGCTTATTGGCTGTCGAACACATCTGCTTTGTTGTTTTTGCTTCAAAGTAGTTTGAAATCCTCTGCTGCAGCACAGAAGCCTCCTGCTCCAACTTCATTTTTTTCCAGGATGACCCAA AGTTTTCGTTCATCTTCTGCGAATCTAGCAGTTGGTGTAGTACGCCAGGTTGAGGCCAAGTATCCAGCTCTACTTTTCAAGCAGCAGCTCACAGCATATGCAGAAAAAATCTATGGAATCATTAGAGACAACTTGAAAAAGGACTTGTCATTGCTTCTTTCTTGTTGCATCCAG GTACCTAGGGCATCAAAGGGAACTGCTTTTAAAACGTTCGAAGAGTCAGAAGAAGTCGATAGCTCTCCCGCTTGTCATTGGCAAAGAATTATTGAATCCCTGAACAAGCATCTGAGcacattaaaagaaaatttt GTGCCTCCAAcacttattcagaagattttcaTTCAAATATTTGCATATATAAATACACAGCTCTTTAATAG CTTTCTTGTTCGTAGAGAGTGCTGCACATTTAGCAATGGGCAATATGTGAAGTATGGCTTAGCTGAACTGGAACTATGGTGTGCCCAAGTGACAGAAGAG TATGCAGGATCATCATGGGGTGAACTCAAACACACAAGGCAAGCTGTTGCTTTCTTG
- the LOC107888875 gene encoding myosin-8 isoform X1: MVSQVAPSNIIAGSIVWVEDPEVAWIDGEVKEIKGEKITVKCTSGKLVVRKTSNVYPKDPEFPPSGVDDMTKLAYLHEPGVLQNLRCRFDINEIYTYTGGILIAINPFQRLPHLYENRVMEKYKGANVGELSPHPFAIADSAYRQMIKEQISQAILVSGESGAGKTESTKMLMQYLAFMGGRNNNTGERSVEQKVLESNPVLEAFGNAKTVRNNNSSRFGKFVEIQFDGRGRISGAAIRTYLLERSRVCQVSDPERNYHCFYMLCAAPPEDVEKFKVGNPQTFHYLNQSNCFELDVLDDSKEYLETKRAMDIVGINQAEQEAIFRVVAAILHLGNVEFVKGKKTDGAEPKDDKSRLHLKTAADLFMCDEKSLEDSLCKRVIVTRGDRITKSLDPATAAISRDALAKIVYSKLFDWLVQKINISIGQDLESKFLIGVLDIYGFESFKTNSFEQFCINLTNEKLQQHFNQHVFKMEQEEYKKEQIDWSYIEFVDNQDILDLVEKKPGGIIALLDEACMFPRSTHETFAEKLYQTFKDHKRFVKPKLSRTDFTICHYAGDVTYQTELFLEKNKDLVVPEHQALLNASKCSFVSSLFPPLPEETSKSSKFSSIATGFKQQLQSLLETLNATEPHYVRCIKPNNALKPGIFENNNILQQLRCGGVMEAIRISTAGFPSRKMFREFINRFSILAPEVLNGSYNDVAASKRILEKSNLSGYQVGKTKVFLRAGQMAELDARRGAVLGVSAIVIQRKVRAYLSRRHFILLRLSSIKLQAFCRGQAVRHQYARMRRAAACLNIQKHSRKFLARKAYKNLYFSSVTIQAGIRGMIARDKLLLRKQMRAVTVIQSQCRRFLASRHYLRLKKAAITTQCAWRGKLARRELRNIRMAAKETGALLEANTKLEKQVEELTWELKKMQREKELLMKESGGTKNIAGKVPIIKEVPVIDNEFMVKLTAENEQLKALVTSLEKQIEETSKLSEERLKQASEAEMKIIELKTAMQRLEEKISDMETEDKILRQKALQSAPSRKMSPQSSFASSTPLQNGNHAQLNSGPSKRFGREDSRMRRSKIELPQAQEGVDSLIKCTTQNLGFSQEKPVAAFTIYKCLVHWRTLEAERTSVFDNLIQMIGSSLEKQDDNDHMAYWLSNTSALLFLLQSSLKSSAAAQKPPAPTSFFSRMTQSFRSSSANLAVGVVRQVEAKYPALLFKQQLTAYAEKIYGIIRDNLKKDLSLLLSCCIQVPRASKGTAFKTFEESEEVDSSPACHWQRIIESLNKHLSTLKENFVPPTLIQKIFIQIFAYINTQLFNSFLVRRECCTFSNGQYVKYGLAELELWCAQVTEEYAGSSWGELKHTRQAVAFLVLQEKSSITYNEITNELCPVLSVQQLYRICALFRDDSNYAPSVSPDVISSMKHLLSDGSADDGGSTFLLEDDISFPFSVEDIIGSMRVKEFAEVKPTAELTENPAFQFLLQD, translated from the exons ATGGTGTCACAGGTTGCTCCATCCAATATTATTGCTGGATCTATTGTTTGGGTGGAGGACCCTGAGGTAGCTTGGATAGATGGTGAAGTTAAAGAAATTAAAGGGGAAAAGATTACAGTAAAATGTACATCAGGGAAACTG GTTGTGAGGAAGACATCTAATGTGTatccaaaggaccctgaatttCCTCCCTCTGGTGTTGATGATATGACAAAGCTAGCATATTTGCATGAACCTGGAGTTCTGCAGAATTTAAGATGTCGATTTgatattaatgaaatatat ACCTACACAGGAGGTATATTGATTGCTATAAATCCTTTTCAAAGATTGCCACATTTATATGAAAATCGCGTGATGGAAAAATACAAAGGGGCAAATGTGGGTGAACTTAGCCCACATCCATTTGCTATTGCAGATTCTGCCTATAG ACAGATGATTAAGGAGCAAATAAGCCAAGCAATTTTGGTAAGTGGGGAAAGTGGAGCTGGTAAAACAGAGAGTACAAAGATGCTTATGCAGTATCTAGCTTTTATGGGAGGGAGAAATAACAACACAGGGGAACGATCTGTGGAGCAAAAGGTCTTGGAG TCGAATCCTGTTCTAGAAGCATTCGGGAATGCAAAGACTGTCAGAAACAATAATTCAAG TCGCTTTGGCAAGTTTGTGGAAATTCAGTTCGATGGAAGGGGGAGAATTTCTGGAGCTGCAATAAGGACTTATTTGCTTGAACGATCTCGTGTTTGCCAAGTGTCTGATCCAGAGAGAAACTATCATTGCTTTTACATGCTTTGTGCTGCACCGCCAGAG GATGTTGAGAAGTTCAAAGTTGGAAATCCACAAACTTTTCATTATTTGAATCAGTCAAATTGTTTTGAGCTGGATGTACTAGATGATTCTAAAGAGTATCTTGAGACTAAGAGAGCTATGGATATTGTTGGGATCAACCAGGCAGAGCAG GAGGCAATATTTCGAGTTGTGGCTGCTATTCTACATTTAGGAAATGTTGAGTTTGTAAAGGGAAAGAAAACAGATGGTGCTGAACCTAAAGATGATAAATCTCGGTTGCATCTAAAAACTGCTGCAGACTTATTCAT GTGTGATGAAAAGTCTCTTGAAGACTCCTTATGTAAACGTGTTATTGTGACTCGTGGTGATCGCATTACAAAATCTCTTGATCCAGCTACTGCAGCTATCAGCAGGGATGCTTTGGCCAAAATTgtttattcaaaattatttgacTG GCTCGTTCAGAAGATAAATATTTCTATTGGTCAGGATCTGGAATCAAAATTCTTGATTGGTGTCCtggatatttatggatttgagaGTTTCAAGACAAACAG TTTTGAGCAATTTTGCATCAATTTGACGAATGAAAAGCTGCAACAGCATTTTAATCAG CATGTTTTTAAGATGGAGCAGGAGGAATATAAAAAGGAACAAATTGACTGGAGTTATATAGAGTTTGTTGATAATCAAGATATTCTTGATCTTGTTGAAAAG AAACCTGGTGGCATCATTGCTCTTCTTGACGAGGCTTG CATGTTTCCTCGATCAACACATGAGACATTTGCGGAAAAACTCTATCAGACTTTTAAGGACCATAAACGCTTCGTTAAGCCTAAGTTGTCACGCACTGACTTCACCATTTGCCATTATGCTGGTGAT GTGACTTACCAAACTGAGCTATTCCTGGAGAAGAACAAAGATTTAGTTGTTCCAGAGCATCAGGCTCTCTTGAATGCTTCCAAATGCTCTTTTGTTTCAAGCTTGTTTCCTCCTTTACCTGAGGAAACTtccaaatcatcaaaattttcctCAATAGCTACTGGCTTCAAG CAACAACTCCAATCTTTACTTGAGACTTTGAATGCCACTGAACCACACTATGTACGTTGTATAAAGCCAAATAATGCTCTTAAGCCAggaatatttgaaaataataatatactacAACAACTTCGTTGTGGG GGAGTGATGGAAGCAATTAGAATTAGCACTGCTGGATTTCCCTCTCGAAAGATGTTTCGTGAATTTATAAATCGGTTTTCCATATTGGCTCCAGAGGTTCTCAATGGGAG CTATAATGATGTTGCTGCTAGCAAGAGGATTCTGGAAAAGAGTAACCTCAGTGGTTATCAG GTTGGTAAAACAAAAGTTTTTCTGAGGGCGGGTCAGATGGCTGAACTAGATGCACGTCGAGGTGCGGTTTTAGGAGTATCAGCAATTGTTATACAGAGAAAAGTCCGTGCATATTTGAGTCGCAGACACTTTATCTTGTTGCGGTTATCTTCCATAAAACTTCAAGCCTTCTGTAGAG GACAAGCAGTACGCCATCAGTATGCTAGGATGAGAAGAGCAGCTGCTTGTTTGAATATTCAAAAACATTCACGCAAGTTTCTTGCTAGGAAAGCATACAAGAATTTGTACTTCTCATCTGTTACCATCCAAGCGGGTATTCGTGGGATGATTGCTCGTGATAAACTTCTATTGAGGAAGCAGATGAGAGCTGTAACAGTAATTCAG AGTCAATGTCGCCGATTCTTAGCCAGCCGTCATTACTTGAGGTTAAAGAAAGCAGCAATCACCACACAATGTGCTTGGAGAGGAAAACTTGCACGTAGAGAATTACGGAATATAAGAATG GCTGCCAAGGAAACTGGTGCCCTCCTAGAAGCCAACACTAAGCTGGAAAAGCAAGTTGAAGAACTTACATGGGAGTTGAAGAAGATGCAACGTGAAAAAGAGTTACTAATGAAGGAAAGCGGAGGCACAAAGAACATTGCTGGAAAAGTTCCTATAATTAAGGAGGTCCCAGTAATTGATAATGAATTTATGGTTAAGCTTACTGCTGAAAATGAACAGCTTAAG GCTCTGGTAACTTCATTAGAAAAGCAAATTGAAGAAACAAGCAAGCTTAGTGAAGAGCGGCTAAAGCAGGCTTCGGAGGCTGAGATGAAGATAATTGAGCTGAAAACTGCAATGCAAAG ATTAGAAGAAAAGATCTCAGACATGGAAACTGAGGACAAGATTTTGAGACAGAAAGCATTGCAGAGTGCACCTAGTAGGAAAATGTCACCACAATCGTCATTTGCGTCATCTACA CCTTTGCAAAATGGTAATCAT GCTCAATTGAATTCTGGTCCATCAAAAAGGTTTGGTAGAGAAGATAGCAGAATGAGGAGATCTAAGATTGAATTGCCACAA GCACAAGAGGGTGTTGATTCTCTAATAAAATGTACCACACAGAATCTTGGATTCAGCCAAGAAAAGCCTGTTGCAGCATTTACAATATACAAATGCCTTGTTCACTGGAGAACATTAGAAGCTGAAAGGACAAGTGTATTTGATAATCTTATTCAGATGATTGGCTCTTCACTAGAG AAACAAGATGACAATGATCACATGGCTTATTGGCTGTCGAACACATCTGCTTTGTTGTTTTTGCTTCAAAGTAGTTTGAAATCCTCTGCTGCAGCACAGAAGCCTCCTGCTCCAACTTCATTTTTTTCCAGGATGACCCAA AGTTTTCGTTCATCTTCTGCGAATCTAGCAGTTGGTGTAGTACGCCAGGTTGAGGCCAAGTATCCAGCTCTACTTTTCAAGCAGCAGCTCACAGCATATGCAGAAAAAATCTATGGAATCATTAGAGACAACTTGAAAAAGGACTTGTCATTGCTTCTTTCTTGTTGCATCCAG GTACCTAGGGCATCAAAGGGAACTGCTTTTAAAACGTTCGAAGAGTCAGAAGAAGTCGATAGCTCTCCCGCTTGTCATTGGCAAAGAATTATTGAATCCCTGAACAAGCATCTGAGcacattaaaagaaaatttt GTGCCTCCAAcacttattcagaagattttcaTTCAAATATTTGCATATATAAATACACAGCTCTTTAATAG CTTTCTTGTTCGTAGAGAGTGCTGCACATTTAGCAATGGGCAATATGTGAAGTATGGCTTAGCTGAACTGGAACTATGGTGTGCCCAAGTGACAGAAGAG TATGCAGGATCATCATGGGGTGAACTCAAACACACAAGGCAAGCTGTTGCTTTCTTG